Genomic DNA from Parambassis ranga chromosome 5, fParRan2.1, whole genome shotgun sequence:
CGTCCAAATGAATGCTTTTGTCAAAAGTACTTAAACCAACACCGCACAGTAAATACCAGGATCAGACACTCCTACAGTCACTACATAAATTACAATTGCCATCATGTGGAGACATATGGTTGCATCACCTGGGATTTTCACTTAATAAACTAGCAAGACGAGATGACAGCAGCCAGTTATGCATTGAAATGATGATAGGTTGTTCTCTGCACGTAGGCCAAATGAGCTGGACAATATCAGCatatacaatataataatatgttatatgttatataataataacaatatagtttgttatatttagtttttaatCTTAAATAATGGTCATCAATGGGTTTTATGAGATCACTTCTTACCCTTGAGTCCAAGCGGAGGTGCCATTTAACATAAGGAGAAAACATGTCTCTGTGCCCAGTGTAGCTTTTCAGACCAAGCACAGGAAAAGAAATGCATGCTGCAGACAGAATGAGAGGGTGTGACGCTTCAGTCCAGGCTGAGAGCTAAAAGGTGATTTTACATAGAAAAATGACCGATCCATAGAGGTTACAGGACAACAACTATAACAGTACAAACAGAGCCTGAAGGGATCGTGTTGGAAACATTGGCCAGTCTCTTATTTGAGTGAAGGATCTGATGCTGAATGAAGCCTGCAGGATGAGCTGCTCTGATGTAGCTGGAAGGAAGGAGTCTGGATTTTGTGTGGATGCACAGTTGGGTTCAGTCTGAACGAGAGGCGGCAGAGCAGACATCCAGCCAAGCAGGCTGCAGAAATTCATGTCTCAACCTGAGTATTAGGAAGGGAAAGAGACAGACGTGATTGCCTGTGATTTGGCACAAAATAAGGAAATATTGTTACATGATTGTGAATGCAGAAAGAAGAGCAGCATAAATCATCAGAAGCCTCCAACCATCAGTGGCTCACACGTGAGCTCAGTACAACACTTACTGTTCAACAGCATCTTTGCCAACATGTGGACGTGTGGGTGATAGGGTGTAAAAGTAAAGGCTGGTCAACAGGCTGGTTAGTTTACCTGTGAAGGAGAAAACTGTACATTAATCAGTAGAAAATTAAAGTTGTGATCTTCCATGAACAGTAATGTATTTAGATCCTGTTGCCTCAGGGGATTAGATAATAAACCAGGCAGTTATCAGCACTGACACCAACGGGCTGCTGAAGTAAGTTTTGTACGTACTTACCGCACAACAGGAGAAGTTTCTCATCTTAGTCTTGAAAAACGCAGAGGTGTAACACTTACATGCTGTAACATAGAGTAAATGGCCTAATGGAGGTATGTTGATTATGTATTGACAACAACTGTGGGCAGCTGCCTCTGTAAACACGTTCAAAGGAGGATTAACCTTCGACCTCAATAAATTCTTTGTGTATGAAGCAAAGGCACATTAAAAGAGCTGCCAAATGCTAATCATTAAGATTCTTCAAATCCCCCGCAGAACATTTAATTAAGCTCCTATCTGATGACCTGATGGTGTTAAAATGTTACATGTTGTACTTCAGCTGGCTCAGGCGGCTTTGTAGCCACAAGGCAATGATAAGTGATAACAGAAGAGCGGCACTTTGACGACATCACAGGTTTGATGGACTGATTACCATTTACACCATAAAATATTTTGTGAGTTCTTCGTTCGCTCGTTAGTGTTGAAATGATTTGAACTCAGGTTGTTTTACACGAAGCTTTCATTTATGTCTCGTGGCCTTCCTCAGTGCACAGTTGCTCAGTTTTTAGTGATGAGACTTGATGGACACAATGACAGCATAcctggcaaaaaaaataaattgtgtgacAGAAAACATTCTATATTATTATCACAAAACAATATATATGGCCATTTTCCCCTTtgtggaaaatgtttttgtccactTTTTAACACAGGGCCTGAAATTAAGCTTTAAGTATGACCTTATTGGCTGTAAATTCGAAGGCacctggacttgtagagttttcttgaagacattttgctgctcctccaagcagcttcatcagttctgttagTTGGGGAAACCTGGTTTACATGTGGTGGATGACCTCAGTGGGtaggtctgtgtgaaactctgATGTTCACACAGATCCACATTCATGTGTTCTGTGAACTGCTCCACTTCATGGGTGTGAATTTGACCCAGGTGTCTTCCACATGGCTGTAGTTCCAGGAatggaactcagggctcttctctccacttcctccatgtagaggttggacACAATTGGAGACACGGGTGATCCCTTCTGTCTGTAAAGGTTCCTATTATACTGGAAGTAAGTGGTGtccaggcagaggtccagcaggtcacagacaaacagaactgatgaagctgcttgaaggaggagtgaaacgtcttcaagaagtTTAAATGCCTTGCTCCAACCATTTGAATGAAAAAGGCCTGGATGACAGAATGTTCATCAACATTGCCTGTAAATGTTGTTTTATGGGTACAGATGATTACAGACAGATTTGATATGGCCTGCTGTAGAAAGTGTGAGAGCAGCAGTTCAGTGTTCTGAGCAAATATTGCTGtgcacttaaaggtagggtaggaaattttgaaaactcagtgagagtcagccagattttgaaagtaaacacacttaCAACAAGCTTACCCcaaagccatgcctcccaaccagtctgtgacttcggcaaTCATGCACGTATCTCTCTgatgcgtgcagagcaggaagagagtgacaaccagccaactctacgcgcaggggcgcctcataggattggctgatgtttttagcgttttatagcttccacagatgattaatattcttcgttttaaagcgaaactgccaaactaatcggttgctatcagattgtaaagagaagtcacactaatttaacaaaaagtgcatcagaatgaaatctcctgccctacctttaacatgctCATATGTTCACAGAGGGACTTCAGCCCACGTGTAGAATAAGAATAATCCCATTATTTGGTACGCTGGTTTGTAAAATGGACACAGTCAGTGGGTAAACTGCCAAAAATTGTGAGCAAAGTTAAATTATTTCCAATTATGACTTTTAGCGCTTCAATTACTCTTTATGCTCAGTGAAGGTTTTCCATCATAAGGCATGTGCTGTCCTGCTCATAATCAGCACAGCctgcagcaggaaaaaaactgcaaaCCTGCACTGTGCAGCTCCCAAAGTCCTGACAGACTAAAATACCAACCGCTACTATACAAGTAAAATCATAAAAGTGAACATAGAAACTCACTCTTCACTTTCAGTTGAACTTAAGGCCCTACAAACCTCTCTGAGCATTAACTGTGTAAAGACTCCAACAAAACCCTGAACTCTCATCTCATGAAGCAGGAATCTAACAGCAGACTAGAGCCTTAACTTCAAATAAAATCTCACAGAAGTTATCCAGTCAACTGTAGCACAGGTTTGTGAAAAATGCCAAAACATTTAGTCTTTCCATTTTCAGTTGCTGCCCACAGTTTACAAACAGTGCACTGATCATAAACATAGTCAGTCAaattttagtcttttttttttttttttactgaaagaCTTCACAGTTTTACAGTCTgtggaaaaaatgaaagagtATCATTAAAAAAGTAATGATTAAAATAACAGCTTCACAAAACACTTGATAAGACTCGCCTGAGTGAAGATTTACTTCTTCatgagcagagggaggaaattCATAAATTAATGGAAAAAtcttaaaaaacaaatcctctgtctgtaatgatgtgtCTGTTACTGCAGGAAAACATATCAATGTTCGTCTGTTTTGAGAGTACATCCAAGTCTCAGTGTGAATCCTCAATCCTCCTGAAAACAGCAAGGAACGTCTTCCCTCCATTTCTCTGcactttctttccttcttcgGTGCACGTACCCAGGCGactaatgatgatgtcatcaaccTGCCAAGAAAAGATGGAAGACTGAATTACACCCATTGACTTTACTCACAAGGTCAATTTAGATTAACTCAATTGGtcaaatgtttttgttcttgtgtAGTCCTAAATGTTAAAGTGTCTATTTAGTCAAACTGGTTTTAAAAGAACAGTGGAGATACGTCTAGAGATTAGCAAAGCATGAAGGTCTCTGCAAATGTTGATAATTAAATTATAGTCACTTTAACCTTCTGGTGTAGCCTGTGGTTATCAGATGATGGAAATCCAGGATAAGACGCTGTTAACAGTCAGAATGGAGCTGCAGTTGTGCAACAAGGATTCTCATTACATTTTCTTGGCAAATGTGACATTGTACAGTTATCTTTTTATCTCTACACAGAATGTTTACCTCTCACAAAGTGTGTCAAAACTACTTGAACAAACACCAGAAACCTTCTGGTACCAAAGACTTGTGTCTCTGTCAAGTTATTTTAGTAATTTTATCCAATTAGACTTGATGCCCTTTGATTTTTGTTAGTCTGCAACACATTTCTCAGACTGACTCAGATCAAACTGTCATGCAGAGATTTGATCATTCCAGTATCTTCCTGTGACAAAAGCACTTAATAATTTAATGCCAGAAAATGCTAAGAAGTGCTGAAAGTGGGAAAATTGATTTCCCTAAAATGGAACTTTCATCTCCTGGTTTTGACCTCTTTTCCTTGCATAAGCAGCAAATGCTGCTGATATGACCTGTAAACACAGTGATGAAATGCTCCACGTCAACATACCAGTTCTTCATCCGGCACACGTGCAAACAGTGGATGTTCAGTGAAGTGCTTCACCATCCAGAGGTGGACATCCTCCACGTCTGTGATGGTGTACACCAAACCCTGACATGACCAGACAACGCACACGCAGAGGTTATTAACACAGTTCTGGGAAAAGTAAGCTAATGAACCATTAAATCCATTTTTTTAACTCCGTAGTAAACTCAACAATTTGATCTGAAAAATGAAACCGTCTATgaattattcattattttaaacacaacacGCCACTTTACATTTTAGGTGAAGGCGTTTCATCATGTCTTtcttaaaagataaaaataacccacagacagcacagaggtgAATCACCTGTGTCAGTGTAGTTTACTTTGGAGACAGAACAGATAAAATTACTAGAACTTGGATTTCTTAGAAAACTTAGCAGTGGCACAGATATCCAGAGCAGTGCATGCAGTCACGTATCGTGactatacccccccccccccccccccccacacacacacacacacacacacacacacctgaaaaagGCAAGATAAGATGAGAGAGACATTTTAatcacatgtttactgtttctTAAATGTAGTCTGGCAACACTTTAGATTTCAAAGATAGTCACTACTGAACAATAGTCTCTGGTTAATTTTGGAATGAACCTGCCTCTATAAATGAGCCTATTCTTGACAGCCCATCCCACCCAGCAACACAGTTTTGGCTGTGTGCCAGTGCTGAAGGCCCTAGTAgtgctcgcacacacacagaacctatGCATGCACAAATGCatcaatgcacacacaccagaggAAAAAACGATAAAGTCAAATTTAGACACAAGACTTCCATTGTTCCCCACCACCTCCATCAGCATTCCAGTGTCTCGCTGCAGCTCTGAAAGCTCTGACAAGCAGGAGCCGGGTGTGTACAGACATCAACCAGCTGCAGGGCACACTGGTTGCTCAATTTTATTTCAGCGAATTTATGGATTTCTGCACAGTAGAATCCACTGATAAAAGGGTGAAGAAACAGCGATTTCATGTTCACAGGCCAAAGAGATTTTTCAGTAAAATCAAAGAATCCAGCTGGATTTATAGACTCTATTTATAGACTATAGGATTCCTACATCAGAATCTAAAACCCAAATATCCAAACCCTGCATTTACAGTATGTATAAAGAGGTGAAGCCCTACTTCGTCTGGTGGACCACACTCATTATGTGTTATGTTTCACCATTCAGTCATTTGCGCTACAGTTCAAATGGGAACAGAAATGATTGTTGTCTCTCACTTCCATGGTGGTCCCTCCTTTGCACATCCTCATATTTGAAGCCAGTGAATGTGTGAACAGTgagtttaaaaatgtttttcaatCAATTGATCACTGCTTGGAATAATTATCATTAAGATACATACCCCAACTCTGAGTGTGTAGGCATACTCCGCCAACAAAGTGGGACTAATGATCCTCCATTTGTGCTTGGTCTTCTTAAAATGAGGATCAGGGAAGAGGAAGAACATCTTACTGAGCTGGAAGTCAGAAAAACAGAGTCAGCAATCATTGCATTCAGCATGACTTCACCtatagattaaaaaataaacagatcaCTACAGTTACTGTTTAGGGAGGAATGGGGCCTTTTTATACATTTAGAATTAGACCTACAACACGCGGGGTGTTCAGAGGGAGAGGGGGTCTGAAGAGTGCTGTGAATGTGGCCCCCATGATATTCTGCGGTTGGTTGTTAAACGCTGTGGCTTGCAAAACTGGAATTTCCCTTCTTGAATTTTTCTTTCCATAAAGTTCCCCACGTCTCTGCCTTTGACAAGTGTACAAGTGCAGGCTCCAATGATATTAGTCTGGctgatatattaaaaaaatcattccagtcactttttattagttaaaataaataatgtcagGTATAGACAGAAAGACGTGGGGATAATCACTGGGGACGGCTGCAGCCTCAGGGGCTGCTTCAGTGCTGATGGAAAAACCTCAACACTTTGAATTATTTTTGGGTTACAGACTGcactaagaagaagaaaaaggaaaagagttTCAAGTCTTTAGTCGTTTCAACACTGCATGTGAGAAGGATTGGGGCAAGCTTTTCAGTAACAGCAGTCTGGGTGGTCTTCTCTTAATTCTTCACTTCGAAAATGAGTTTTCTGCTACTCAAGAGCAAAGAAGACAACTCCCTGCTGTATTAATCTAAATGTTAAGGAATGATTTAAGGGACTAAAACACTTTAAATCTCAGCTTGGCATGGAGCTTCAGCTTAACATGTACGACAAATCCCCTGAAACAGCAAATGAACATTAAAACCACTGATTAAAtcaatatgtgtttttatatgaatgAATATATGTCACTGTTACAGCAATTACTGTGCTGTATTCATTCCTTGGTTTATACCTACTCAGGCCATCTGAGGTGAaggtttgtttctttttaatcGAGGGTACCTAAATTAACCCTGGTACACTAAGCCCACTGTGTAATCTAATGCGAGTTTCAACAAGTCATAGATTACCGCAGCTAATTGGAAAGGATAAATGGCCTCTTGCACTGCTCCATGCTCAGCTGATGCGATGCCTTGTGTGTCAGTCAATAACCCCATTGTTGTGAAATCTCTGGATTTATTGAGCAACCTGTGTATAATAATTCACTCCATACGTTACAAATGTGGAAGGTAGTTAATTCTGGTCAGAGACGTTTGGCCTTCTCATTATTATTAGCTTGATTGTGCCAGGACAGACTGCCAGCTTTAATTAAGGGTTATTACAGACCACAATGGATGACCCATTAAAGAACTGCAGGCCTAGTCACGTACTCTAATTCACAGATTCAAATACATGTagtcacattcacatcacattcTGTGGTTATTTCTATTTACAGCTAGAATTTctataaaagaaaatgttacCAAGAGTGAACCTGCCAGTCTGTAGTCTCAAGTACATAAAATTTGCTGcaccacagaacaacacacaactAAATGATGACATGTTAAACCCCTGTAGCCCTATTAGAGCCAGGTGCACTAGCTGACACACTGAATCCAAGCTGTGTGCGGTCTGTAGGAACTGCACTGTATAACCTATACGGCACGTGTTCAAAATTAATGCAGAACAGTAGTGTGGATTTCATGTTTGCCTAAATCTGGATGTGAAAACTCATTTATAGAACCTGAGGAAGCAGAAAAGAAACATCAAAGATAACAGTAGCTACTGTGTGACAGGCTGGAAAGGCCTTTTCTGGAAAATAAGCAGTTTTTCCCCATTCGGGCAGTGTTTGTGGTGatataaacaagaaaaaaaagaatcattcGATTTGGCAAAGAAGTGGAGCGTGGGTGAAGCTAAAAATGTTGAGTGATATTCAGACAAACAGCTCCCACCAGTCACTCAGAACACCATAATTAAGCATAACTTCAGACATTTATACAATTGAAATTACCTGTAGAGATTAAAcctgtttttgtaccaggttgaaaacatgtttatgcTGCCGTACAGAAGCACAGGAGTTATataaggaactgcaggttttagcTTTTTAGGGTGCTGGCTTCATATTTCAAGGCTCAGAGGTTTAAACTGAATGATCacactttttttgttaaaatcaCTACAGCATTGGCACAAGTAACACATGTTGTAGGTCtgaacagcctgcagctgcttTAATGGATAGACACATTAAGATAAGTCTGTGACCAAGAAAGATGTCCAGACATCAGAAGATTTAAAGAGAGACTGAGTAGATCCAGGAGCACAGGGTACACAGAGATGGACCGTGCAGAAAACGTCTGACAAAATCTGACAAATGTGATGAAGGTCGTGAagataattaaatgtaaaagtaTACAACctctgaagttttttttctggttctgCTCATGAAATCCTGGAGGGATTATTCATTATTCAGTGAATTTATCTAGATACCACCTCACCTGTCCTTTATAAAAGAAGTTGGGGAGGTACTTCATGGCATTGCTGCGAAGGCAGGCGATGTTCTGGTAACTTCCCGGTTCGGAGGCACGCAGAGACTTGATACGATCCTGAACATAATCTGACACTTTCACCCGGATCTCCAAACCCAGCATGAGTGTGTCTGGGAAGTGTGGCGATAACTCCACTGGTGTGCATGTGGGGggaataaaaaaagacacaaacatgagtCCAACAGAGAGGAAAACTGTGACAAGTGTATGTAGTCAGAACAATGATGTATGTACCTAAGAGACCACCATATCCACATCCAATGTCAGCAAACTCAACTCGAGGGCTCTCCTTCTCCGATTGGTCACCCTTTATGAATTCTGGATACAGCTGGGACCAGTCCATGTCCTGAGGACACAccggactgaggaggaggagacagttAACTCTAAATCCTCAAAACTTTGTGTTCTTGCCTACATTACACATCCATTAACACATGGGAAGACATATTTTCTTATCAGTAGCTCACTTAATTTTTATGCAAACATTTTAAATCTACAGAGAGGTAAGATAAACGTTGCAGACGCTGACAGAACAGTAAAtgttttgtgtagtttttgcACATTAAACAGAAACATGGACATCACTCACTAGTCAAACGTGTGGTGAGCCATCGGGTTTGAATGAGCTCGCTGTCTGTAGTAACGCTTCTGCGGCATTGACGAACTCATGTTGGATTAAAATAAAGACGACACTACCAAGAGTGTGTAGCCTGTGTCCAAAATGACAAATTAAACGTATATCTCTACTGATGAACGCCGACTGTCAGAGACACGTTTGTTTCCTGTTAGTTTACCACGGGTTGAAAGTCGCGGAGTTTTTACGTCATCACGGAGCGTCCGCTCAGGGTTGCCAGGTTTGTTGAAACAGTTTGAAAGACTGGAAGAAATGCTTTCtgtaactagaaaagcatttcctgaagaaaatgcaagtttgattgccgcagctgaagcattgctttgaatgctgatgtgaacgattgctctgaattgctgaattgctttgcagcaatcaaactaattaatttAAACCGCCATACAAAGGCTCCTTTTTTAGTTTGAGACTTTCAAAGTGATGCATTATATCGGTTGATTTGctttattcataaaaaaacCTAGAAAACAATTAACAAATGTTATTGAACTAAGATTTGATCAAAGTGAGAATGTCTAATTATATATAAACGATTCATTAATGCAGATCCATTTggtaacaaaacaaaagacaaagtcTTCTCTTCTTATAAaccaaatatttatttatttaaaatgaattaaatgtattttaaaagttATTGTGTCCCAAAGTTTGTGTGAGCTTATTAATGTCTGACCCATCAGTGCTGCCTAAAGTGAAACAGAGGACCCAGCTCATGGAGGGCATTATTGGAGTAAGAACACAATCATTTGCACCATCAGATTCTCTGGTTTACAGTCAAATTCATATGAGAACAACAATGactttattgtttgttttagaaATGAACACTGATTATggggtaaaaacacaaacagttaaTATTAGAAACACATTCATTCTCATTGTACTCGGGTCAGGAAGAGTCTGAGAGCAAAATGTGAAGCTAGGAGTTCACGGCAGTGTTTGTACAGCAGATCAGGAtttttgtatgtattgtatGGAATCCTGATCAGCACTTCAGCGTTTGAGCTCTTTTGTCAGTAGAGCTCAGCCTCATACTGTGGTCACTCTCATGACCACCTCATGGTTGGTCCTGTGCAGGTTGTTGGGTCTTAGCTGGCTGAGGATGTGCAAAATAGTATAGCCACAGTGGTGGTTGAGAATAGTCCTGACATGCCTACTTGCCCTTTGGCTGCCGTCTGTGACCGCGTGAGGAGAGTCCCTCACAATGCGACCAGTGCCTTTACTGGTACTGATGGGGTCACCTAAGTCCTTGGCTTTCTCATAATTCAGCACTTTCCACTGCTGGTTCACCGCCTGCCAGCGCTTAAAGATCCGGTAAACAGATGATCCTTCGTGGATTATAAGGCCTGAGTGTAAAGGACAAACAGTCAGGgaggtggaagcaggaaacagggttacatacagacaaacagacgTTTGTTCAACCTGGAGCAGAACAAAGTAATTAAAAGGTTAAAAGTACTCggcttgtttatgtttttttggaCTTAATTGTAATGGGAATCCATCCATTAAACGActaacagaacacacacatgtacatagGACATTGGCACAAATGCAACTATTAAGTCTTACCTATACAAACTATGTCCATGAAGCCATACATGCCGTAGCATATCTGGAAGAGAAGGTCCTGCCGCTGCCATTTGGCGGAGGGACTGAGAGAAGACCACACCAACCAGGAAATACTTGCGATGAGGAAGAGAGAGCCCAGGATAATGGCTGCAATCTGCACCCTCTCAATCACAGTCAGAGAGATAGCCTgccactgcacacagacagggtGAGACGCACCAATCAGACTCTTGTCAATGAGTCATTGCAAAGAGCACAGTGTCTCAGTGACAGCAACATGGGATTCCAGAAAAAGAGTTAGAAATGTGTCAGATACATGCATGATGGAGTAAAACAATGCCTCACTGTAAGCCTTCATTTACATGACTTTTTGTGTTGTGGAGGCTGACTGACTAAAAAACGCAGACTGTACCTGCAGAGGATTTTTGGTGCTGATGGCCAGGACCTGGTACTTGAAGTAGCAGAGCTCACAGCTCCAAGAGCCCCTCTCACTGATCCAGCGGATAAGGCAGGACTGGTGGGTACAGCGCACAGAGCCATCACAGCGACAGGGGCTCAATAACTccccctgcagcacacacacacaaactgcatgAGATACACATTCACTGAGACGACTGCAGGTTAAAACGGTCACTGAATCAAAACTTTAGTtcacagtgaaaaaaataaagatgataaGACGAAGTGGTGGTGTTATATCAAATCAGGAGCTGCTCACGTTGTGATGTTTGCAGTGAATAAAACAAGATAAATAAGGGTTTGGAGTATGTATGGGTTCAAATGATTAATTaatgaatataaaaaaacacagccccCTGGCTTAGTGTGTTTATTATCTATACATTATGTTTGATTCTGTTTGTAACCAGGGAACCAGAAAACGTGTGACTAAGACTTGTTTTAGTATGTGGTTATTTTTAGCATGTAGCCACTACCATAGTGGGGCGTCGAGTgccttttcttttatttgatgatgatgatgatcatcatcatcatcatcatcatcaactaaACACACCTTGTCTGCAGTCACTCAGTCTGGATgagtgatgttttttgttttattatttgaaaAATCAGCAGGACTTCCAGAGAAGAATATTCAGCAGTTGATCCCTATTTAATTACAGCTATTGAGTAACACACATCAATATCACCAAGACATTTCAAGCACTGTGTGAAATGTAACCATCATCTGGTTCATCTGGTCTATGTCTACAATGTCCTTTGCATCCTGAGCGGCAGACATTTAAAACTTGCACTCATAATGAAGCGACACAATGTAATGTTCTTTAGCTGGATACAGTTTGCTCTCTAGTGTCACTTTTCTGTGGCCGCACAAGAAATCACGGGACATCTGGTGCAGGTTTTTGTTGTCAGTATGAGGCTCCCTAAGGCCTTCGGACTGACAACGCTCTCACACATCTCTCTCTAGTTTCCGTCTGACTTTAGCTGATGTGCGAGGTCTTTAATTAGTCAGATATCCGGAGGGCAAATAAAAAGTTTTACAGACCTCCAGCAAAGTCTGTCTCTTCAAGGTTGAATTCATCCACTAGATATGACATGCTCAGGCCTTCAAGTATTGGACCAAGATGAcatagacatttaaaaaaacctttt
This window encodes:
- the mettl1 gene encoding tRNA (guanine-N(7)-)-methyltransferase, yielding MSSSMPQKRYYRQRAHSNPMAHHTFDYPVCPQDMDWSQLYPEFIKGDQSEKESPRVEFADIGCGYGGLLVELSPHFPDTLMLGLEIRVKVSDYVQDRIKSLRASEPGSYQNIACLRSNAMKYLPNFFYKGQLSKMFFLFPDPHFKKTKHKWRIISPTLLAEYAYTLRVGGLVYTITDVEDVHLWMVKHFTEHPLFARVPDEELVDDIIISRLGTCTEEGKKVQRNGGKTFLAVFRRIEDSH
- the LOC114436468 gene encoding E3 ubiquitin-protein ligase MARCH9-like, giving the protein MFKYRIRMFFNELKVLLLMRPGSSRRTDTGTDPDTQTRMRGLAIGGCGCSHRDDDEEYYGSDPRPRSLTFEDKDGAKPQGGDEEGEGGGEGEGLEATSLPSLSESGMRSPQCRICFQGPEKGELLSPCRCDGSVRCTHQSCLIRWISERGSWSCELCYFKYQVLAISTKNPLQWQAISLTVIERVQIAAIILGSLFLIASISWLVWSSLSPSAKWQRQDLLFQICYGMYGFMDIVCIGLIIHEGSSVYRIFKRWQAVNQQWKVLNYEKAKDLGDPISTSKGTGRIVRDSPHAVTDGSQRASRHVRTILNHHCGYTILHILSQLRPNNLHRTNHEVVMRVTTV